The Aureitalea marina genome includes a window with the following:
- a CDS encoding T9SS-dependent M36 family metallopeptidase: MKITLLSRSSLSCFLLSAFMFVGLSSALGQNNIDIVSAIQSGDSNQMVVTSEHISSISGIHHIYVRQALSGIEIVGTESSVHLGKDGEALVVHNSFVPSPASLVRNASANLSAEEAILSVARERQYGEPNLRVKGVSDDSDRLMYDKSIISTEDIPVRQVYLLHDEQLYLVWELSIAEVNSSDWLDFFVDASTGKILRTDNWTNYCEVGTFNNLSRAERALTFDTRLDQSEANAFNFSAVSGGDYTVYPVPLESPNHGSRSTINDAEDAIASPFGWHDTNGTAGVEYTITRGNNVYAYEDRDANNIAGYSPDGGGSLDFDFPLDFNQAPSGYQDAAITNLFFWNNVIHDMWYHYGFTESAGNFQQNNYGNGGSGSDYVRAEAQDGSGTNNANFATPSDGSRPRMQMYVWDPASVSDLLTINSPAGIAGDYSGVEAGFGPGITAVITADLALIEDDNSGASTDTSDGCDNVINGADLSGKIVVIRRGSCEFGTKVLAAENAGATAVIMVNNVATDPIVMGAGAVGGSVTIPSIMVSQADGQSLIDQLELSNTVNGTLQPGGFQIDGDFDNGIIAHEYGHGVSNRLTNGPSSVNCLGNAEQMGEGWSDYIGLMMTIEPGDSREDIRGIGTFALGQSTTGDGIRPAPYSTDTAINNYTYGNSNSGVSQPHGIGFVWATILWEMTWDLIDKYGFDNDFYQGTGGNNIAMALVTEGMKLQPCSPGFVDGRDAILAADQALYDGANKCLLWKAFARRGLGASASQGSSNNRSDQTEAFDLPGATWNGSAWAGNIVPDRGYSLNIQGDFDSSVDGELIPTTTIRKIEACSCTISNNSTVRIKAEDYMLIDENITVESGSTLIVEHQGVVVQTDGTASVVNNGTINVEITTPNLLRDDFMAVGSPMSAETVAGVFGGVRNVQYHTPENFIPNTPGSGVTNFSDDNGNFWRRYNSGSLTAGEGYLIFPQDNPSGTTDLTFSLGTLNNGDVSRPMVFNGDGVNEYGTPNVYANPYASPISADDFLSANGLTDVYFWEHITAPSSIIPGPYARNYSMDDISIYNDISGGLAAANDGGGTTQPNGIISTAQGFGVLATSGGNVTFTNSMRRTSGNTTLRTQDLELDRMWFRVSSDAYEYPLGSNTLIAYSPEATDGLDGGDTNRLDTSVSLYSTINGTNKNLTIQSLEQFDQEDKISLGFSTLVEADLEYTIALTQVQGTQLGDRSIYLIDNLLGRITDLTQESYSFRSGAGDQPGRFTLQFEYQTLATVQNKLEAIGLYPNPTDGVLNIVSPRSPITQVTIYDLQGRVVKRIDSDQSNLQLNLDQLNSGIYLVQIKTDAGMIAKKLVKE; this comes from the coding sequence ATGAAAATTACATTACTCTCCCGTTCATCTTTATCTTGCTTTCTGCTGTCCGCGTTCATGTTTGTCGGATTAAGTTCCGCATTGGGCCAGAATAATATCGATATAGTCTCGGCTATACAGTCTGGGGATTCCAATCAAATGGTTGTTACCTCGGAGCATATCAGTTCTATTTCTGGCATTCATCATATCTATGTCAGACAAGCACTATCAGGTATTGAGATAGTTGGAACCGAATCAAGCGTTCACCTTGGAAAAGATGGTGAAGCTTTGGTTGTTCACAATTCTTTTGTTCCTTCACCGGCTTCGTTGGTGAGAAATGCATCGGCCAACCTGAGTGCCGAAGAAGCAATTTTGTCCGTCGCACGAGAACGCCAATACGGAGAACCGAATCTCCGCGTAAAAGGCGTTTCTGATGACAGTGATCGGTTGATGTATGACAAATCGATAATCTCTACAGAGGATATACCTGTGCGTCAGGTTTATTTGCTTCACGACGAGCAATTGTACCTGGTTTGGGAATTGTCAATAGCAGAAGTAAACAGCAGTGACTGGCTGGATTTTTTCGTTGACGCAAGTACGGGTAAAATTCTTCGGACGGACAATTGGACCAACTATTGTGAGGTTGGTACATTTAATAACCTATCACGAGCAGAGAGGGCATTAACTTTTGATACAAGATTAGATCAATCGGAAGCCAATGCTTTCAATTTTTCAGCTGTTTCAGGGGGTGATTACACGGTTTATCCAGTTCCATTGGAATCTCCAAACCACGGTAGCCGTTCTACGATTAACGATGCTGAAGATGCCATTGCTTCTCCGTTTGGATGGCACGATACAAACGGGACTGCGGGAGTAGAATACACCATAACCCGGGGAAATAATGTCTACGCTTATGAGGACCGGGATGCAAACAATATTGCAGGTTATAGCCCAGATGGTGGAGGTTCTTTAGATTTTGACTTTCCACTGGATTTCAATCAGGCTCCCTCTGGGTACCAAGATGCGGCTATTACCAACCTGTTCTTCTGGAATAACGTGATCCACGATATGTGGTATCACTATGGGTTTACCGAATCTGCCGGAAATTTCCAACAGAACAACTATGGAAACGGAGGAAGTGGATCAGACTACGTAAGAGCCGAAGCACAGGACGGTTCAGGTACGAATAACGCCAATTTCGCAACCCCATCAGATGGAAGTAGACCCAGAATGCAGATGTATGTGTGGGATCCCGCATCGGTTTCAGACCTGTTAACCATAAATTCTCCCGCGGGAATTGCAGGTGATTACTCAGGTGTGGAGGCTGGATTTGGGCCCGGCATTACTGCAGTGATCACTGCAGACTTGGCGCTGATCGAGGACGATAACTCTGGCGCTTCGACAGATACAAGTGATGGCTGTGATAATGTGATTAACGGCGCAGATTTGTCTGGTAAAATTGTAGTGATCAGACGCGGTTCCTGTGAATTTGGAACTAAGGTGTTAGCAGCCGAAAACGCCGGAGCTACAGCTGTCATTATGGTAAATAATGTTGCTACAGATCCCATTGTCATGGGAGCGGGTGCGGTTGGTGGCAGTGTAACTATACCATCCATCATGGTTAGTCAAGCAGATGGTCAATCACTAATTGATCAACTAGAGCTATCCAATACCGTCAACGGTACTTTACAGCCAGGAGGATTCCAAATAGATGGAGATTTTGATAACGGAATTATCGCCCACGAATACGGTCACGGTGTTTCCAATCGACTAACCAACGGTCCTTCAAGTGTTAATTGTCTTGGAAACGCTGAACAAATGGGAGAAGGATGGTCCGATTATATCGGTTTGATGATGACCATAGAACCCGGTGATTCTCGTGAGGATATTCGCGGAATAGGAACTTTTGCCCTGGGACAGTCAACTACAGGAGACGGAATACGTCCGGCGCCGTATAGCACAGATACGGCGATCAATAATTATACCTATGGTAACTCCAACAGTGGCGTAAGTCAGCCACATGGTATTGGATTTGTTTGGGCAACCATATTATGGGAAATGACCTGGGACCTGATAGACAAGTATGGCTTTGACAACGATTTTTACCAAGGAACAGGAGGAAATAACATAGCCATGGCTTTGGTTACCGAGGGTATGAAACTGCAGCCTTGTAGCCCCGGATTCGTAGACGGTCGCGACGCTATATTGGCAGCGGATCAGGCCCTTTATGATGGTGCAAATAAATGTTTACTGTGGAAGGCATTCGCCAGACGAGGGTTGGGTGCCAGTGCTTCTCAGGGATCCTCCAATAACAGGTCAGACCAAACTGAAGCATTTGATCTGCCTGGGGCAACATGGAACGGATCTGCCTGGGCAGGAAATATTGTTCCGGATCGAGGTTATTCGCTTAACATCCAGGGCGATTTTGATTCCTCAGTGGATGGAGAGCTTATTCCTACCACGACCATCAGAAAAATCGAAGCCTGTAGTTGTACTATTTCGAATAACAGTACGGTTCGTATAAAGGCTGAGGACTACATGTTGATCGATGAGAACATCACCGTCGAATCAGGTTCTACCTTGATCGTAGAGCATCAGGGTGTAGTTGTTCAGACAGACGGAACCGCATCGGTTGTTAACAACGGCACGATCAATGTAGAGATCACCACGCCTAATCTTCTGCGAGATGATTTCATGGCTGTTGGAAGCCCTATGAGTGCGGAAACAGTTGCTGGTGTCTTTGGTGGAGTCAGGAATGTACAATATCACACTCCGGAAAACTTCATTCCCAACACACCTGGTTCCGGAGTGACCAACTTCTCAGATGATAATGGAAACTTCTGGAGACGTTATAACAGTGGGTCTTTGACGGCAGGGGAGGGCTATTTGATCTTCCCTCAGGACAATCCAAGCGGTACTACAGACCTGACCTTTAGCCTGGGGACCCTAAACAACGGTGATGTTAGCCGTCCAATGGTTTTCAACGGCGATGGAGTCAATGAGTATGGAACGCCTAACGTCTATGCTAATCCGTATGCATCACCGATCTCGGCAGATGATTTCTTATCGGCCAATGGGTTAACGGATGTTTACTTTTGGGAGCATATTACAGCACCTAGTTCAATTATTCCAGGCCCATATGCAAGAAATTATTCTATGGACGATATTTCGATCTATAACGACATATCCGGTGGATTGGCAGCGGCCAATGATGGTGGTGGGACCACCCAGCCCAATGGGATCATCTCGACGGCTCAAGGTTTTGGTGTACTAGCCACTTCTGGAGGTAATGTGACCTTTACCAACAGCATGCGTCGCACCTCGGGTAATACGACCCTAAGGACTCAAGACCTGGAATTGGATAGGATGTGGTTTAGGGTAAGCAGTGACGCCTATGAGTACCCGTTGGGTAGTAATACGCTGATCGCCTATAGTCCTGAGGCCACCGATGGTCTGGATGGTGGAGACACCAACAGGCTGGATACCTCGGTATCGCTATACAGCACCATCAATGGTACTAATAAGAATTTGACCATTCAATCCCTGGAGCAATTTGACCAGGAGGATAAGATCTCCTTGGGCTTCTCGACCTTGGTGGAGGCAGACCTGGAATACACCATCGCACTGACCCAGGTACAGGGGACACAGCTTGGAGATCGTTCGATCTACCTGATCGACAACCTGCTTGGAAGGATCACGGACCTGACCCAGGAGAGCTATAGTTTCAGATCAGGAGCAGGGGATCAACCTGGACGCTTCACCCTTCAGTTTGAGTACCAGACCCTGGCTACGGTTCAGAATAAGTTGGAAGCAATCGGTCTGTACCCGAACCCCACCGATGGGGTCTTGAATATTGTATCACCGCGATCACCGATTACCCAGGTTACCATCTATGACCTGCAGGGTAGGGTTGTCAAGCGAATCGATTCAGATCAGAGTAATTTGCAGTTAAACCTGGATCAATTGAATTCTGGAATCTATCTGGTCCAGATCAAAACTGATGCTGGAATGATCGCTAAAAAATTAGTCAAGGAATAA
- a CDS encoding T9SS-dependent choice-of-anchor J family protein, whose product MISVSRNSSSSEGPTDDYRIKPDIMGNGTGLYSTYDDNDSDYATISGTSMASPNVAGTLLLLQEHYNDLNASFMRAATLKGLALHTADDVAPAGPDAQSGWGLLNAKFAAETITTAAAASGSAIIDELSLSQGGTYQITVQSNGIDPLQASISWTDPAGTANGGMNSNTPALVNDLDIRLDNGSSFTPWKLTGVTTNGTGDNVVDPYERIDINAASGSYILTVSHKGTLSGGSQNFSLIVTGVVVAATPSIGYASTNKSMTENSNCSFSDAYIPLNIGQAPSEDADVNFSINPGGTATSGLDFDLMTSSVTFDQGATDDKMMTLRIYHDGFVETTETIVIDFTVNANGGDAIADLAKDSFTLTLNNDDTVPTASNSFTLIDEDFETAPAGWMIADRDGDGNNWTIGTVPAGHLSTNQLYSRSWNGVALTPDNYIISSEVTIPAGATSVNLTYQVAPSTLTNSWYQEYYTVYWATDISTYTAIDASPQVRPGGIIAQAVVNENIDMSAYAGQTGHLVFRHHNCTNEEYIAIDNLLLSGSVDTGVQTAVNTGTTDPEVDLPGSGSVYLSDTSTGDRLADVTSSDGFDYGCVGISVDRAGTSVQPYQGSSGIDQVMDKSFLATATKNPSGSVDLTFYFTSAEISGWEAATGQSRNNLVAARNNGTDVETAALSVGSFGSHITLTGSFTSIDGSYFFGLNSAFGPCPDYTRFSGTWSNGMPLTDQKIDISSNYNAVSDLDGCEIVVKNNSTLTISASNYLRVAHNITVESGSTLIVEHQGVVVQTDGTASVVNNGTINVEITTPNLLRDDFMAVGSPMSAETVAGVFGGVRNVQYHTPENFIPNTPGSGVTNFSDDNGNFWRRYNSGSLTAGEGYLIFPQDNPSGTTDLTFSLGTLNNGDVSRPMVFNGDGVNEYGTPNVYANPYASPISADDFLSANGLTDVYFWEHITAPSSIIPGPYARNYSMDDISIYNDISGGLAAANDGGGTTQPNGIISTAQGFGVLATSGGNVTFTNSMRRTTGNTTLRTQDLELDRMWFRVSSDAYEYPLGSNTLIAYSPEATDGLDGGDTNRLDTSVSLYSSISGTNKHLTIQSLEEFNEEDKISMGFSTLVEADLEYTITLTQVQGTQLGDRSIYLIDNLLGRITDLTQESYSFRSGPGDQPGRFTLQFEYEVLATAQNELESIGLYPNPTDGLLNVVSPRAAIHEVVIYDLQGRVVLYQQLEGITQYQLEVDKLESSLYLIELTTVNGKIIQRFTKR is encoded by the coding sequence TTGATCTCAGTAAGCAGAAATTCGAGTAGTAGTGAAGGCCCTACCGACGACTATCGTATCAAACCGGATATCATGGGTAATGGTACGGGGCTGTATTCAACTTATGATGATAATGACTCGGACTACGCCACCATTTCCGGTACTTCCATGGCCTCGCCCAATGTGGCCGGAACCCTCTTGCTTTTACAAGAACACTACAATGATCTAAACGCCAGTTTTATGCGGGCAGCTACCCTCAAAGGTTTAGCTTTACACACAGCCGATGATGTCGCTCCAGCGGGACCTGATGCCCAATCGGGATGGGGACTGTTAAACGCGAAATTTGCTGCGGAAACAATTACCACAGCTGCCGCGGCAAGCGGTTCTGCCATTATTGATGAACTTAGTCTGTCACAGGGTGGAACTTACCAGATCACAGTCCAATCTAACGGTATTGATCCTTTACAAGCTTCAATTTCCTGGACCGATCCGGCCGGTACGGCCAATGGGGGTATGAATAGTAATACTCCTGCGTTGGTCAATGACCTCGACATCCGACTGGACAATGGATCTTCTTTTACGCCCTGGAAATTGACCGGTGTTACGACCAACGGAACAGGAGACAATGTTGTTGACCCATACGAACGAATTGACATTAATGCTGCCTCTGGAAGCTATATCCTGACTGTATCCCACAAGGGTACGCTTAGCGGTGGTTCTCAAAATTTTAGTTTGATCGTTACCGGGGTTGTTGTTGCGGCAACACCATCCATTGGTTACGCGTCAACCAACAAGTCCATGACGGAGAATAGTAATTGTAGTTTCAGCGACGCGTACATACCACTGAATATCGGCCAAGCTCCTTCCGAGGACGCCGACGTGAACTTCTCCATCAATCCTGGCGGTACGGCTACAAGCGGGCTAGATTTCGATCTGATGACGTCTTCTGTAACCTTTGACCAAGGTGCAACAGATGATAAGATGATGACCCTGCGGATCTATCATGACGGTTTTGTGGAGACAACCGAAACCATAGTGATCGATTTCACCGTCAATGCCAATGGCGGGGACGCCATAGCCGATCTGGCCAAGGATTCATTTACCCTCACCCTGAACAACGACGATACGGTGCCGACGGCCTCTAATTCATTTACATTGATAGATGAAGATTTCGAAACAGCACCCGCAGGATGGATGATTGCAGATCGGGACGGAGACGGGAATAACTGGACCATAGGAACGGTACCTGCGGGTCATTTGTCTACCAATCAACTTTATTCCAGGTCCTGGAATGGGGTGGCCCTGACTCCAGATAACTACATAATTTCTAGTGAGGTGACCATTCCGGCTGGAGCAACTAGTGTGAACCTGACCTATCAGGTGGCACCTTCGACACTGACCAATTCTTGGTATCAGGAATATTACACGGTATATTGGGCAACTGATATTTCTACCTATACAGCCATAGACGCAAGTCCACAGGTAAGACCCGGTGGGATCATTGCGCAGGCGGTGGTCAACGAAAATATAGACATGAGTGCTTATGCCGGTCAGACTGGTCACCTGGTCTTCCGTCATCACAACTGTACGAACGAGGAGTATATCGCCATAGATAACCTATTGCTGAGTGGATCTGTAGATACAGGCGTTCAAACTGCTGTAAATACAGGAACCACTGATCCTGAAGTTGATCTTCCAGGTTCGGGTTCAGTTTATCTGTCCGATACCTCTACCGGAGATCGACTTGCCGATGTGACCTCATCGGATGGTTTTGATTATGGATGTGTTGGTATTTCAGTAGATCGGGCAGGGACATCTGTTCAGCCTTATCAAGGTAGTAGTGGAATTGATCAGGTAATGGATAAATCCTTCCTTGCAACTGCCACTAAAAATCCTTCAGGCTCTGTGGATCTAACATTCTATTTCACTTCCGCTGAGATCAGTGGTTGGGAAGCCGCGACAGGTCAATCAAGAAACAACCTGGTAGCAGCTCGAAATAACGGGACAGATGTAGAAACCGCCGCTCTGTCCGTTGGGTCTTTTGGCTCTCACATTACACTTACAGGTAGTTTCACGTCCATCGATGGAAGCTATTTCTTTGGTCTGAACAGTGCTTTCGGTCCTTGTCCGGACTATACCAGATTTAGCGGAACTTGGAGTAATGGAATGCCACTTACCGATCAGAAGATCGATATCAGCTCCAATTATAATGCGGTGAGCGACCTGGATGGGTGCGAGATAGTGGTTAAGAACAATTCGACCTTGACCATTTCTGCTTCAAATTATCTGAGAGTAGCCCATAATATAACCGTAGAATCAGGATCTACTTTGATCGTAGAGCACCAGGGAGTCGTTGTTCAAACCGATGGAACCGCATCGGTTGTTAACAACGGCACGATCAATGTAGAGATCACCACGCCTAATCTTCTGCGAGATGATTTCATGGCTGTTGGAAGCCCTATGAGTGCGGAAACAGTTGCTGGTGTCTTTGGTGGAGTCAGGAATGTACAATATCACACTCCGGAAAACTTCATTCCCAACACACCTGGTTCCGGAGTGACCAACTTCTCAGATGATAATGGAAACTTCTGGAGACGTTATAACAGTGGGTCTTTGACGGCAGGGGAGGGCTATTTGATCTTCCCTCAGGACAATCCAAGCGGTACTACAGACCTGACCTTTAGCCTGGGGACCCTAAACAACGGTGATGTTAGCCGTCCAATGGTTTTCAACGGCGATGGAGTCAATGAGTATGGAACGCCTAACGTCTATGCTAATCCGTATGCATCACCGATCTCGGCAGATGATTTCTTATCGGCCAATGGGTTAACGGATGTTTACTTTTGGGAGCATATTACAGCACCTAGTTCAATTATTCCAGGCCCATATGCAAGAAATTATTCTATGGACGATATTTCGATCTATAACGACATATCCGGTGGATTGGCAGCGGCCAATGATGGTGGTGGGACCACCCAGCCCAATGGGATCATCTCGACGGCTCAAGGTTTTGGTGTACTAGCCACCTCTGGAGGTAATGTGACCTTTACCAACAGCATGCGCCGTACAACAGGTAATACCACCCTGAGGACTCAAGACTTAGAATTAGACCGAATGTGGTTTAGGGTAAGCAGTGATGCCTATGAGTACCCCTTGGGTAGTAATACGCTGATCGCCTATAGTCCTGAGGCCACCGATGGTCTGGATGGTGGAGACACCAACAGGCTGGATACCTCGGTATCGCTCTACAGTAGCATCAGTGGAACCAACAAGCATCTGACCATTCAGTCTTTAGAGGAATTCAATGAGGAGGATAAGATCTCCATGGGCTTCTCGACCTTGGTGGAGGCAGACCTGGAATACACCATCACACTGACCCAAGTACAAGGGACACAGCTTGGAGATCGTTCGATCTACCTGATCGATAACCTGCTTGGAAGGATCACGGACCTGACCCAGGAGAGCTATAGTTTCAGATCAGGACCAGGAGACCAACCCGGAAGGTTTACCCTTCAGTTTGAGTATGAGGTCCTTGCCACTGCTCAAAACGAGTTGGAGAGTATTGGTCTGTATCCAAACCCCACCGATGGTCTGCTCAATGTTGTATCACCGAGGGCTGCAATCCATGAAGTAGTGATTTACGATCTACAAGGAAGGGTGGTACTTTATCAACAATTGGAGGGGATAACTCAATATCAGCTAGAGGTTGATAAACTGGAATCTTCTTTATATTTGATCGAGTTGACTACTGTTAATGGTAAAATAATTCAACGCTTTACCAAAAGGTAG
- a CDS encoding T9SS type A sorting domain-containing protein has product MAGAQDNGSHLVMSAGPGINSTVEITGGDGCYTFIDQDFQYMISSYVYNNYRYITNGGVYLGNFTSYNDGDFVNQTGLDSDTNVMLSNATSGSTYRIRRWAIDPSGPSFTTATLTNPALDATPIAFTPSPHTSDRWLIGTALGKILRFDNMSTGSPSATDISIPGAIGAISDIRYGSSESDIMVTFHNYGVTSVWYTSNGNTASPNWVSKEGTLPDMPVKCILQNPLDADEVIIGTELGVWKTNDFSSNSPTWVQSQNGMSDVKVLSFDYRSSDRTILASTFGRGMFTGQFESNSCTATTVFSSNWDNGTPTSSRAAIIDTNYDTAVRGSIDACTLIVRSGTTLTVRAGDYLNIEGEIIIDGNLVVEHQGAVVQNSKDAIVTKNGTINVEITTPNLLRDDFMAMGSPMSGETIADAFGVGRKVMQHTSANFIANPGVAGATNFSDDNRNFWNNYTGSIAPGEGYLVFPQTGASGTVDMTFSQGTLNNGDVVRPIVYNGAGVNPAGTPNIYANPYASPISAVDFLTDNGLDDVYFWEHLTAPSNGIPGPYNRNYDMDDISVYNRLSGGVAAANDVGTSTQPNGIISTAQGFGVLATSGGNVTFTNSMRRTTGNTTLRTQDLELDRMWFRVSSDAYEYPLGSNTLIAYSPEATDGLDGGDTNRLDTSVSIYSTISGTNKHLTIQSLEEFNEEDKISMGFSTLVEADLEYTITLTQVQGTQLGDRSIYLIDNLLGTITDLTEEQYRFRSGPGDQPGRFTLQFEYRTLSTPESELERIGMYPNPTAGILNITSPISPITQVTIYDLQGRVVKRMSHSDNMLQLDLSELNTAMYMVQIKTETGQITKRLIKN; this is encoded by the coding sequence TTGGCTGGAGCACAGGACAATGGTTCTCACTTGGTCATGAGCGCAGGACCAGGGATTAATTCGACTGTTGAGATCACGGGAGGTGATGGTTGCTACACCTTCATCGATCAGGATTTTCAATACATGATCTCGTCTTATGTGTACAACAATTATCGATACATAACCAACGGAGGTGTTTACCTGGGTAATTTTACATCTTACAATGATGGTGATTTTGTGAATCAGACCGGATTAGATAGTGATACCAATGTCATGCTCAGTAACGCCACAAGTGGTTCTACATATCGTATAAGAAGGTGGGCAATCGATCCTTCGGGGCCGTCCTTTACCACTGCTACACTCACTAATCCTGCCTTGGATGCCACACCAATAGCGTTCACACCCTCTCCACATACTAGTGATAGATGGTTGATCGGAACAGCATTAGGTAAGATTCTCCGATTTGACAATATGAGCACTGGATCTCCTTCTGCCACCGATATTTCTATTCCCGGTGCTATAGGAGCCATTTCGGATATTCGATATGGATCCAGTGAAAGTGATATCATGGTCACCTTCCACAACTACGGAGTTACCAGTGTCTGGTATACCAGTAACGGTAATACAGCGAGTCCGAATTGGGTGAGCAAAGAAGGAACACTCCCTGATATGCCTGTTAAATGTATTCTTCAAAATCCACTGGACGCTGATGAGGTGATAATCGGTACGGAGCTGGGTGTGTGGAAGACCAACGACTTCAGCAGTAACTCGCCAACATGGGTTCAATCTCAAAATGGAATGAGTGATGTAAAAGTACTTTCATTCGATTATCGAAGTTCAGATCGGACCATACTGGCATCTACTTTTGGACGAGGAATGTTTACTGGCCAATTTGAGTCCAATAGCTGTACGGCAACCACTGTGTTCAGTAGTAACTGGGACAATGGAACACCGACCAGCTCTAGAGCGGCAATTATTGACACCAATTATGATACTGCTGTTCGTGGAAGTATAGATGCATGCACACTGATTGTACGATCGGGTACTACATTAACGGTAAGAGCCGGCGATTATCTTAATATTGAAGGAGAAATAATAATAGATGGTAACCTCGTTGTAGAGCATCAAGGAGCTGTTGTTCAAAATAGTAAAGATGCTATTGTAACCAAGAACGGAACGATCAATGTAGAGATCACCACGCCTAATCTTCTGCGAGATGATTTCATGGCTATGGGAAGTCCGATGAGTGGAGAGACCATTGCTGATGCCTTTGGTGTTGGTAGGAAGGTGATGCAGCATACCTCTGCTAATTTTATAGCTAATCCAGGAGTTGCTGGCGCCACTAATTTTTCGGACGATAACCGGAACTTTTGGAACAACTATACCGGTTCAATTGCACCGGGAGAAGGCTATTTGGTCTTTCCACAGACCGGTGCTAGCGGTACGGTCGATATGACCTTTAGCCAGGGGACCCTAAACAACGGTGATGTTGTTAGACCGATAGTCTACAACGGGGCCGGAGTTAACCCTGCTGGTACGCCCAACATCTATGCTAACCCCTATGCATCACCGATCTCGGCGGTAGACTTCCTGACCGACAATGGTTTGGACGATGTCTACTTCTGGGAACATCTTACGGCTCCAAGTAATGGAATCCCAGGACCCTACAACCGCAATTATGACATGGATGATATCTCGGTCTACAATCGCTTATCGGGTGGAGTAGCTGCGGCCAATGATGTTGGTACATCGACCCAGCCCAATGGGATCATTTCGACGGCTCAAGGTTTTGGTGTACTAGCCACCTCTGGAGGTAATGTGACCTTTACCAACAGTATGCGCCGTACAACAGGTAATACCACCCTGAGGACTCAAGACTTAGAATTAGACCGAATGTGGTTTAGGGTAAGCAGTGATGCCTATGAGTACCCCTTGGGTAGTAATACGCTGATCGCCTATAGTCCTGAGGCCACCGATGGTCTGGATGGTGGAGACACCAACAGGCTGGATACCTCGGTATCGATTTACAGTACCATCAGTGGAACCAACAAGCATCTGACCATTCAGTCTTTAGAGGAATTCAATGAGGAGGATAAGATCTCCATGGGCTTCTCGACCTTGGTGGAGGCAGACCTGGAATACACCATCACACTGACCCAAGTACAAGGGACACAGCTTGGAGATCGTTCGATCTACCTGATCGACAATCTGCTGGGTACGATCACGGACCTGACCGAGGAGCAATACCGCTTCAGATCAGGACCAGGAGACCAACCCGGAAGGTTTACCCTTCAGTTTGAGTACCGGACACTTTCAACTCCAGAGAGCGAGTTAGAGCGTATAGGTATGTATCCGAATCCAACGGCTGGTATTTTAAATATCACTTCTCCGATATCACCCATTACCCAAGTCACTATTTACGACCTACAGGGTAGAGTGGTCAAGCGTATGTCGCATTCCGATAACATGCTGCAATTGGATCTAAGCGAATTGAATACGGCAATGTATATGGTTCAAATCAAAACCGAAACTGGTCAGATAACCAAAAGATTAATCAAGAATTAA